A window from Mya arenaria isolate MELC-2E11 chromosome 9, ASM2691426v1 encodes these proteins:
- the LOC128203607 gene encoding ubiquitin carboxyl-terminal hydrolase 34-like: MYSLQIVEGLSWVSKNRRHRSMAHRGGGDLYRTSTESEMSVDDEQPPEEHWSRKFTEKKGLSHMFSIFKFGSLQMKEDEAWSQECLAFLLRLISQFSIDTSDIEAGHDDVFETSHDSPKKKPKKQKQANKIIIPRLDQ, translated from the exons ATGTATTCCCTACAGATTGTTGAGGGACTGTCCTGGGTCTCTAAAAACAGGCGCCATAGGTCTATG GCCCATCGAGGCGGTGGTGACTTGTACAGGACTAGCACAGAGTCCGAGATGTCTGTTGATGACGAACAACCTCCAGAGGAACACTGGAGTAGGAAG TTCACAGAGAAGAAAGGGTTGAGCCACATGTTCAGCATCTTCAAGTTTGGCAGCCTACAGATGAAAGAGGATGAAGCCTGGAGTCAG GAGTGCTTGGCCTTCCTGCTGCGGCTGATATCTCAGTTTTCCATCGACACATCAGACATCGAGGCAGGGCATGATGATGTGTTTGAGACAAGCCACGACAGCCCTAAGAAGAAACCGAAGAAGCAGAAACAGGCTAACAAGATCATCATACCAAGACTGGATCAG TGA